In Blastopirellula sediminis, the following proteins share a genomic window:
- a CDS encoding PAS domain-containing hybrid sensor histidine kinase/response regulator: MEWRFHAVPDASSIIDDEPIEICLFLIDRTHSLREEMSELRRVRARLPNAVVVAVGDETSGEVELESWSSGADEFAPTSHLSAAAIELTVKRCIERKMTAEKLRHRERWYRVAVAEGNVGLWRWDRPNNFFYLADHFQEMLGLSHDQLPKNLTEWMERIHPDDQELTLAAAEAHFSGRTDRYVVEHRIRRGDGGYRWYLSSGCVAENDDARTQILGASTDITARKEAELALQRAKRAAESAIRAKAEFLTNMSHELRTPLAAILGYAEILEDFSQAPDARDAVDTIRRNGQHLLQLISDILEFSRIDSGNLEVNAMPTPAYEFLKGTFESFRNLVDEKGLRFVVDVSDEIPEMIVTDPLCVRQILWRLITNAVKFTESGEIGVAVRVANGALELNVRDTGCGMPEEMLGLIYQPFRQGDNSYTRQHDGAGLGLAICQRLSQMLGGEISVRSKTGEGSQFTVRLPIGCDATKDPQPETAMQAKPNSMRLEGRVLLAEDGPDNQRLYELLLRTAGAKVTVVADGRQAMEVALEKASVGEDFDLILMDMQMPVMDGYESTRVLRLAGYRKPIVALTAHAMADDRAKCLDAGCDDYIAKPVERSRLISVCHSWIDEGRKISNELNLAESGTQVSD, translated from the coding sequence GTGGAATGGCGTTTTCACGCCGTCCCTGACGCAAGCTCGATTATTGATGACGAGCCGATCGAGATCTGTCTGTTCTTGATTGATCGAACGCATTCGCTGCGCGAAGAGATGTCGGAGCTTCGCCGCGTTCGCGCGCGCCTCCCCAACGCCGTCGTCGTTGCGGTTGGCGACGAGACCTCGGGCGAAGTCGAATTGGAGTCGTGGTCGAGCGGCGCCGACGAATTTGCCCCAACGTCCCATCTCTCGGCTGCGGCGATCGAACTAACTGTGAAGCGGTGCATTGAGCGGAAAATGACCGCCGAAAAGCTGCGCCATCGCGAACGCTGGTATCGCGTCGCGGTCGCCGAAGGAAACGTCGGCCTTTGGCGTTGGGATCGCCCGAACAACTTCTTTTACCTGGCCGACCACTTTCAAGAGATGCTGGGACTTTCGCACGATCAGTTGCCGAAAAACCTGACCGAGTGGATGGAACGTATCCATCCGGATGATCAGGAGCTGACGCTGGCCGCCGCCGAAGCGCATTTTTCCGGCCGTACCGATCGGTACGTCGTCGAGCATCGCATTCGTCGCGGCGATGGCGGATATCGCTGGTATCTCTCCAGCGGATGCGTCGCAGAAAATGACGACGCGCGGACGCAGATTCTGGGAGCGTCGACCGACATCACCGCACGGAAAGAAGCGGAGCTCGCGTTGCAACGCGCCAAGCGAGCGGCCGAGTCGGCGATTCGCGCGAAGGCGGAATTCTTGACGAATATGAGTCATGAACTGCGGACTCCGTTGGCGGCGATTCTCGGTTACGCCGAGATTCTGGAAGACTTTAGCCAAGCGCCCGACGCCCGCGATGCGGTCGATACGATTCGTCGCAATGGACAACATCTGCTGCAGTTGATCAGCGATATTCTGGAATTCTCGCGAATCGATTCAGGCAATCTTGAAGTCAACGCGATGCCGACGCCAGCCTACGAATTCCTGAAGGGAACCTTCGAGTCGTTCCGCAATCTGGTCGACGAAAAGGGACTTCGTTTCGTTGTCGACGTCTCGGACGAAATCCCGGAGATGATCGTTACCGATCCCCTTTGCGTTCGTCAGATTCTGTGGCGATTGATTACGAACGCCGTGAAATTTACCGAGAGCGGCGAGATCGGGGTCGCGGTGCGGGTCGCCAACGGCGCTCTGGAACTAAACGTGCGCGACACCGGGTGCGGGATGCCGGAGGAAATGCTCGGTTTGATTTACCAGCCGTTCCGCCAGGGAGACAACTCTTATACGCGCCAACATGACGGCGCGGGTTTAGGACTGGCGATCTGCCAGCGTCTTTCGCAGATGCTGGGGGGAGAAATCTCGGTTCGCAGCAAGACCGGCGAAGGATCGCAGTTTACCGTGCGTCTGCCGATCGGTTGCGACGCGACGAAAGACCCGCAGCCGGAGACCGCTATGCAAGCGAAACCAAACAGCATGCGTCTGGAAGGGCGCGTCCTCTTGGCCGAAGACGGGCCCGATAATCAACGCCTATATGAGTTGCTGCTCCGGACCGCCGGCGCCAAGGTGACGGTGGTCGCCGATGGTCGGCAAGCGATGGAAGTCGCCTTGGAGAAGGCGTCTGTCGGCGAAGACTTTGATTTAATCCTGATGGATATGCAAATGCCGGTGATGGACGGCTACGAATCGACCCGCGTGCTCCGTTTAGCCGGGTATCGTAAGCCGATTGTGGCGCTAACGGCGCACGCGATGGCCGATGATCGGGCGAAGTGCCT